CCTGGGCAATTGAACACAGTTGTATTGCTGGAGAACGGTGTATATTATACTGAGTCCGCTGCTGTACTGAGAATTGTACGTCGATTGAGATTACCTTGGCCTGTAGCGTATGTGTTCATCTTAGTGCCGCGCCCATTACGTAATGTCCTTTACCGGTATGTAGCAAGGAATCGTTACCGTTGGTTCGGGCGTAATGAGCAGTGTCTACTCCCAACACCGGAGATTAAACAAAGATTTTTGTAAGCCCAGAATCTGGATAGATGTTATAATGTAACCATAAATTGGTGTATTCGGAAACGTTGTAGCGAGAGGTGAAGGGATGGCGCGAAAGGTAGGCTTTTATCTATTACTAGTTATGCTAGTTTCTTTAGGTACGATGGGGACGGTATTAGCAGATGCTAAACTCAAGGTTATGGTGAATAATTCGAGTGTGAATTACGGTGTGCAAATCGTCTCCGGACAGACGATGGTTCC
The window above is part of the Paenibacillus sp. FSL K6-0276 genome. Proteins encoded here:
- a CDS encoding thiol-disulfide oxidoreductase DCC family protein — its product is MNEELNIMQNKSIVLIDGVCHLCQGLIRFIIPRDPKAKFLFAPLQSEIAAKLMSEAGLQPGQLNTVVLLENGVYYTESAAVLRIVRRLRLPWPVAYVFILVPRPLRNVLYRYVARNRYRWFGRNEQCLLPTPEIKQRFL